ACccttaatttaataaaaataataatgtactaGTACTGTTTTATGGAGACCAGACCCTTTAGTCTTGGACCCTGGTGAGATTTTGGCTCACAAAGCCCGAAGACCGGGGCTGGTCGAGGGAGGGAGATGCGATCTTACGACTTTAAGGCGACTGAGACCGTCGTAAGATGGGTGTCTCTCACCGAACACTTGAAGAACCTCCTCTCTCGCTCTAGCTTGCCATTCCTGATGCTTACTGAGCATCACCAATGTCCACACCACTACTAGCGAGCTTGTCTCCGAGCCTGCGAAGTAGAAGAGCTTGCATTCTTCGATCACTTCTTCGATGCTCAGGCCGTGAGCTTCTCTATTCGATTCCATCAATGTACCTAAGAGATCTCCTTCCCTGCCAACTGCCCTTTCACTCTCCATTGCTTTCTCTCTTTGCTTGATGATGCCCTTCAGCACTGATCGGATTTCCTCCGACATTGCTTTTGTTCTTCTGTTGGCTTTGGTCGGAACAAACCTAGATGTTCAGAGGCTTATGAGATCTTCAAAATTGTTTatgtcaaaataaaattttaaacaaattttCTTCGTCCCTATAAATAGTTTATAATTTTTTGGTCGTTCCAATAAAATTAGCTCActtctatttttaaatatttcacAATGCATTACCTATATACACCATCTTAATTAAGAAATATACCAACAAGCAAATATAACTAAATACTAGTGCTAATTAATATGATTCTCACTCTTAACTGATGttaattaaactatttttctctctcatactttatcatttgcgtattaaaactcgtgacgTTCCCTATAAGGATTTTTTTTGGGTGACAAATTTAATTTCCGAAGCTCAATTATCCAAACACTTTGACGCTATAGTTACCTCCAACCGGGGATGAACATGAACTGAATGACCTCCAAAACGAGCTTCACCAACTCCTTTTGGAGCTCAAATATTCTCCTCCCTTTCTTATGGGAACTCCCGAACGCCACCCTCGAGATCACGTCGCCCGATAAATCCTCAATAAAGGGCCACACGTCGATCTCCACCGCCGAATCACCTCCGCCACCATCACTACCCACCAAAGCCTCCCATTTCCCAATCATGTCCAAACAACTCAAACCGATCACCGGCACCATACTCTGCACCAATGGCAACAATGAATCTTacaaaatacttaaaaaacaaacaaagatTTTATGTTTACCTTTAATTTGTCCATGTGAAAAGCTGGATTGATAATTTTCCTATGTTTCGCCCATTTCTGGCCCTCAAGATACAGCAGCCCTCCGGCCACCGTCTGCCCGATTGGATCGGGTAGCGGCTTCTGGAAAATATCCGGCCTCGCAAGAATCTCTCTCATGAGCTGCGGATCACTGATAATCAACCTCGGCGACGGTCCAAACCATATGAAACAATTCTCTCCTGTTGCATATATACGGTTAATTATCGTGAAAACAATTCACttttaatcaataaaattactATACTCCCATCAAATTAATCGTGCTATAGATATGAAATTTTTCGCTACCAACGAAGATTCGAACTCATGTGATGCTTAATTTGATCCAATTCTTACCTATTGCATACATGATTATCGCAAACACACCGCAACGAATCTATAAAGTTACTGTATTTTACGTGAAATTAACTGtactaaaaaaatactaacaaaaatTTCCTCCTCGAGATTCAAACTCATGTGATGCATACATCTTATTAAATGATGAACTATCAAAGCCAGGAAGAATCAAAGtagaatctctctctctctctttctcacacacacacacacacacaagaaaTCTTACCGTATTTGCTAATGATTTGGTGAAAATAAGGAAACATATGCGGCGCAAGATCGTCGGAGAGTTGGATGGGTTTGAACTGTTCTTGTTTGATCACTGAGATGAGATCCTTCATGTCTCCGAGAAGAAGCCGGTACGAATTACCTTTAAGCCCCTGGTGCGTCAGCAGCTTCTGCAGCCTTCTCGGCCTCAGCCAGACCCAATTCAGTAATTTCACTCCCCATGCTATCACTGCAGCAAGCAGGATTGTGCACAAGATTGGGCTCaagttcattttttttttgatgTATTGTTTTGCttgaaaatttgagagatagtagtaatatttaaagAAGTACTAGTACTTAATACAGATGTAGAGATAAtatagaaataatattttgatttgtgAAGTAGAGATATGCATATATTGTGCATGTGCAAGTTGTGGATTTGGACAAAATGtagagatgagagagagagacaggtCGACAAAAATTTCAACATCTGCGAAGAAAACGGAGCGTTGTTTCGTGTCTGGGATTAATAATCTTGTTTGTCTCTTGTTGGGTTTcccattttcaaattttatactaCTGTGGATAGAAAACTAAGGAATAATAGTAATACTACTTAAGACACACACATATGGACAATTATGATACATGGAGTGTTAAATTAGCAGCATTCGTAAAAGGCGAAAGTGTTTGGTAAACGGGGATATACCGAGCACTTTTCAAGCACAAATATTGCTCGGTAATTGCTTCATCAGGGAGTTTCCGATAAAacaatattttttcttcttagggttgggatcctctgctgtgcaaTGTAGCACCACAACTTCTGTTATTATTTAcatatgaataaaaaataaaatatattcgaAATAACAGGGGTTGCTGTGCTACACTGCACAACTCTCCACCTAGTTGATCATCACTTTTATTGTTAGACGATCGTCACAGACAAGAAAGTGCTTGTGAAAGCAAATCACTCAGCATTAATTATACTCTTGAGATACATTAACCCAACCACGAACATCAAAATGATGCACCACAACTGATTGTTCATATAGATTTCTGGCAAGAGTGGTCTTACCAACGCCTCCCATTCCAACAATTGGGAGTATTCTCCGACAATCATCTCCGATGAGCTCATCCAGAAGTTGCACCACGTATAATGACTATGAATCTATGATTTATTTTTTGTCTGTTTAACTTTCAAAATAAAGTTTCATAAAATCTCGTAACCAATAAAGatttattacattattgttGTACGTGCTGacacacataaaaaaaagtCTTCAACGCCAAAGCACGACACAAAAATACAATATCCAATATAGCAAGAACAATACAAATACAATAATCcaagtttattaaaaattcgAGCATCATTTGTTTGTGTGTGTTAGTAGGAATTTGTTGAATTGGGAGATCATCGAAGGTGTGATTCGTGTTGGACGTAGCCTCTCGTCTAGTAGAACCAATGTGGCCGTACCCCATGCAATCGGCTGCACCAAATGATGTCAAAATCGAAACTAATgtaatcaaatcaaatactcCATTACGTGACCACAAAATAaagctattttattttttttgtatgaaCTAAAACATGACCATTGTGAGACAAttgtaaaaaaattgaaagtcaAGATTTAATATTTTAGTTTCAAAAGTGTGTGATTGACTAGAACTCTAGATTCTAGAAGTCAACAACATAGATACTACTCCACGATATACAATTTTACCTagatatatcaatttatttattattttcatattgtaccatggagtattttttttaataattactaACTAGCGTTCTAAATCAGACTGGACCTATTGGTTCGATTATGAAGCCATAGATTCGTTGTTTCGCTTGCTAGTATTGTTTTAAAAAGTTGTTACTAATGCTAAACACTTTCTTCACTCACAATAAATTAATaactttttattaaaatttctcGTACTCTTCAAATTCTATTTTAAGTGATAGAGAGAATATATTAAGACCACGCAGGCACACATATACTACGAAAAAAAGTAGTTAAAGTAATTAATTTCGTAGcattaaaatgagaaaaaaaaatcactaacCTTATGATCTGGTAGCCTGGAGACTTGGTCCTCAAAAAAGAATCGAGTAGTTGAATAATCATATAACCTCACTTTTAGCAAGTATCTATCTTTCCTCTGTATATAAAAACAAGCGAAAAgataaatatacataaattgtacatatacataatatccttaaatttttaaattaagtgaatttaattaaaaaccagttttgttatttattgtattatatgtagaaataaaaaaagaagtgatatagaaattttatgtCAAACCGTAACATGATTTCGAGCTTGATtcgaattaattatacaatttttagtaagaaaatattttttttttgcttaaatatacaaatattaagttaaattttcaattttttttcgaaatGTTGCAAAatgattttgaaatttattttaaagcaattaatatttataaaacgaTTTTCAgtgtaaaatgttaaaaaaaagtttgattaTATACGTACAATTATATACATTTATGACTaccctttttttaaaattgttgtTTATTTTCAATCATATCATGATCTATATTATAGGGTAATAAGTTTGAAATAATGTTTTGTCGATGTTTAGCTGAAAACTAGTTCGGATATTTTATAATGCATTGGTGTTAAAAATAGTTAATTTTGAATATAACaatcattaatattacaaatttttaatgaaaattaaaaaaaacattaacatAGAAAATGTTGAGATAAATTCATACCTTCAAAGGTGAGATATATTTGATTGTGGCATCGGACACTGCTAACTTTGTATCAGCATCAAAACCGATCTCATGAAGGAGTTTGTATGTAGCTGTTCAATcacaatatcataattaaataattattcagTAACTATGAGAAATAATTGATTTGGCAAGACCTAGAATTACTTTAATTTAAGTATAGTAGTATATTCATTAGACATCTATTAATCCATTATAAGTTAAAGATAGATATTGTTGTAATATTAGAATCTAATCCATTTGATCAAAAACCataatgaaatattattattatatttgaaaCTTTGAAACTTATCATTTTATTGTCAAtctttaataattattaatcaaaattcacaaaattCCGTCCTGATATCAATTAGAGATAAGAGGAGTGGTCCATGAGAATTATAAGtggttttaattttctttaGACACTGATGTTTAATAGTTggagttattttttagtttcaattgccaacacacTTTCTCAAACCGGTCAAGGTAATCATTGTAGGGGTTAGACTTTTTTCTAACCAATTAGATCACTATCCCAAATTTAAAGCTCATATATGTTGTTGGGTCAGTTAATTTGGTCCACAGTCgacgacccgctctgataccataataaaaaaattcatgaaATTCTATCCGAAAACCAATAggtgataggaggagtgacCTATGagacttaattatttttagataactttttctaaaaataaaataataaataatatttctaACACGCAATTTAAATTCATGGATCAAACCAATTTCTACCCAATGGAATAAAGACCAATTATATTTGTTGCAATCTTACCATATTCACAAAGATTGGAATAGATAGCATTATTCACCACTCTAAATTGATCCAATTCATACTCTCGAACTTCTTGTTCTAGTTCGAAAAACCAACTCATCCTGTCAACAAATTTTTGTGACAAATCCTATAGTACTtgacatttaaattaaaaaaaaattcaatccaATATTATTAAAATCAAGTACCCTTTGCCACCTCCGGTTAATGTATTACTCACAGCAACTGCAGTGCTCCTCGCCGTCAGCGGCCGCCGCTGCAAAAGCCGATCGCAGCTCCTAACGAGAGGCGGCAGCTGCTCGGCATGCCGTCTCGGAACGATCGGGAAGCTAAACGCCGATTGTGTGGTGATGTGAGTTAAAGAATTGTGCAACATTCTTTCAACTAGATA
This DNA window, taken from Salvia splendens isolate huo1 chromosome 18, SspV2, whole genome shotgun sequence, encodes the following:
- the LOC121777826 gene encoding acyl-acyl carrier protein thioesterase ATL3, chloroplastic-like — encoded protein: MLHNSLTHITTQSAFSFPIVPRRHAEQLPPLVRSCDRLLQRRPLTARSTAVAVSNTLTGGGKGMSWFFELEQEVREYELDQFRVVNNAIYSNLCEYATYKLLHEIGFDADTKLAVSDATIKYISPLKRKDRYLLKVRLYDYSTTRFFFEDQVSRLPDHKPIAWGTATLVLLDERLRPTRITPSMISQFNKFLLTHTNK
- the LOC121777610 gene encoding cytochrome P450 CYP72A219-like; this translates as MNLSPILCTILLAAVIAWGVKLLNWVWLRPRRLQKLLTHQGLKGNSYRLLLGDMKDLISVIKQEQFKPIQLSDDLAPHMFPYFHQIISKYGENCFIWFGPSPRLIISDPQLMREILARPDIFQKPLPDPIGQTVAGGLLYLEGQKWAKHRKIINPAFHMDKLKSMVPVIGLSCLDMIGKWEALVGSDGGGGDSAVEIDVWPFIEDLSGDVISRVAFGSSHKKGRRIFELQKELVKLVLEVIQFMFIPGWRFVPTKANRRTKAMSEEIRSVLKGIIKQREKAMESERAVGREGDLLGTLMESNREAHGLSIEEVIEECKLFYFAGSETSSLVVVWTLVMLSKHQEWQARAREEVLQVFGERHPSYDGLSRLKVVTMILNEVLRMYPSVPLLARAPTETVKLGDMTVPVGVDLMLLIGAMHHDPKIWGDDVSEFKPERFESGMRGQSGFMPFSGGPRVCIGQNLGMIEAKIAVAMMLQRFSFELSPSYLHTPFSIITLQPQHGVPLLLRKLK